From the genome of Argentina anserina chromosome 4, drPotAnse1.1, whole genome shotgun sequence, one region includes:
- the LOC126790778 gene encoding methyl-CpG-binding domain-containing protein 2 yields MDPAALNITLKLGREPRDEEEREPEPEPAKTSENNSNRAAGLSASSSSVSSPPSSPSSSDEILESHLKSQELVLYDPAGGGGGGAGRGNKNLSPSPISSISPVSTGARVLPSVGAFTVQCANCFKWRLIPTKEQYEKIREHILEQPFYCETAKEWRPSISCDDPADINQDGSRLWAIDRPNIAQPPPGWQRLLRIRGEGSTKFADVYYQAPSGKRLRSMVEVQKYLIEHPEYMVDGLSMAQFSFQIPRPLQENYVRKRPAAPRLTASPHGSRTLDPTIANPIAWAGPDDTELQLGSPYLEAHVSDPVGRPTKKRAKTRTPSRVYNSNLNISTESS; encoded by the exons ATGGACCCCGCCGCCTTGAATATCACTCTCAAGCTCGGACGAGAGCcaagagatgaagaagaacGCGAGCCGGAGCCGGAGCCGGCGAAGACGAGCGAGAACAACAGCAACAGAGCCGCCGGCTTATCCGCTTCTTCGTCGTCGGTGTCGTCGCCGCCCTCGTCTCCTTCCTCCTCCGACGAGATTCTCGAGTCGCATCTTAAGTCGCAGGAGCTCGTGCTCTACGACCCCgccggaggtggtggtggtggtgccgGTCGTGGGAATAAGAACCTGAGCCCGAGTCCTATAAGCTCCATTTCTCCGGTGAGTACAGGCGCTAGGGTTTTGCCGTCGGTCGGGGCGTTCACCGTGCAGTGTGCTAATTGCTTCAAGTGGAGGCTGATCCCGACCAAGGAGCAGTATGAGAAAATCCGGGAGCATATTTTGGAGCAGCCGTTTTACTGTGAGACTGCCAAAGAATGGCGGCCGTCGATTTCGTGTGATGATCCGGCTGATATTAATCAGGACGGGAGCCGGCTCTGGGCTATTGATAGGCCCAACATTGCTCAGCCACCGCCCGGCTGGCAACGCCTGCTCAGGATTCGGGGAGAAGGAAGCACCAAGTTCGCCGACGT ttATTACCAAGCGCCGTCCGGGAAGAGACTTCGATCCATGGTGGAGGTGCAGAA gtATTTGATTGAGCATCCCGAGTATATGGTGGATGGGCTATCTATGGCACAGTTTTCCTTTCAGATTCCGAGGCCTTTACAGGAGAATTATGTGAGGAAACGTCCTGCTGCTCCTCGTTTGACAGCTTCTCCACATGGCAGTAGAACTCTTGATCCTACAATAG CAAATCCGATAGCATGGGCTGGTCCAGATGATACAGAGTTACAGCTGGGTTCTCCATACTTGGAGGCTCATGTCTCTGACCCTGTTGGTCGACCAACAAAGAAGCGAGCCAAAACAAGAACTCCATCAAGGGTCTACAATAGTAATTTAAATATAAGCACAGAGTCGAGCTAG
- the LOC126790765 gene encoding uncharacterized protein LOC126790765 — translation MLSVSVLSASQYLALHLGFRSNWTFGTPCASLSQKSSNLEPRKKEGKTSLNATARSTSPTTQQQNPTPLVTALKTSAEQNAATFHFPGHNRGRAAPNFITELIGSKPFLHDLPELPELDNLFSPEGPILDAQQQAAKLFGSLETWFLVGGTTCGIQAAIMSTCSPGDILILPRNSHVSAVSALVLSGAVPKYIIPDYNLDWNIAVGVTPSQVETAIKEVEKEGEKAAAVFITSPTYHGICSNLSKITQLCHSHGIPVIVDEAHGAHLGFHPHMPSSAIQQGADIAVQSTHKVLCSLTQSSMLHLSGKLVDREKISRCLQTLQSTSPSYLLLASLDAARAQISENPETIFENALQLAIEARTTLSRTTGISVLDVSSFPKFPAIDPLRLTIGFRQLGLSGFEAEEILYRDHDIICELVETQSITFVITLGTCREHVQKLVSGIKHLAAASALTCAAKMKVDSDNLAPFADIKTSLIPRDAFFSGKRRVSIENSLGEVCGELISPYPPGIPALIPGEIITKKALDYLLHVRCKGAFITGASDSQLSSIIICNK, via the exons ATGCTCAGTGTTTCTGTGCTCTCAGCCTCCCAATACCTG GCTTTGCATTTGGGTTTCAGAAGTAACTGGACTTTCGGAACACCATGCGCTTCTCTATCTCAG AAAAGTAGCAATTTAGAGCCTAGAAAGAAGGAAGGTAAAACAAGCTTGAATGCGACGGCCAGGTCTACCTCTCCGACTACTCAGCAACAGAACCCTACTCCACTTGTTACTGCCTTGAAGACTTCAGCTGAGCAAAATGCTGCTACCTTTCACTTTCCTGGGCACAATAGAGGTCGGGCTGCCCCAAATTTTATAACTGAACTTATTGGTTCAAAACCTTTTCTTCATGACTTACCTGAGCTTCCGGAACTTGACAACCTCTTTTCTCCGGAAGGGCCAATATTAGATGCACAACAACAAGCAGCCAAACTCTTTGGCTCATTGGAGACATGGTTCCTTGTAGGCGGTACGACATGTGGGATTCAAGCAGCCATTATGTCTACGTGTTCCCCTGGAGATATATTAATTCTCCCTCGGAATTCCCATGTATCAGCTGTATCTGCTTTAGTATTGTCTGGTGCAGTGCCCAAGTACATTATCCCTGATTATAATCTGGACTGGAACATTGCTGTTGGGGTCACTCCATCACAG GTGGAAACGGCTATCAAGGAAGTGGAGAAAGAAGGGGAAAAGGCAGCTGCTGTTTTCATCACTTCTCCAACATATCATGGCATATGCAGCAACTTGAGCAAGATAACCCAATTGTGTCATTCTCATGGGATCCCTGTGATTGTTGATGAGGCCCATGGGGCACATTTGGGATTTCATCCGCATATGCCAAGTTCAGCCATACAGCAAGGTGCTGATATAGCTGTCCAATCCACTCACAAGGTTCTCTGCTCACTCACACAATCATCGATGTTGCACTTGTCCGGTAAACTTGTAGATAGAGAAAAGATCTCTAGATGCCTTCAAACACTTCAAAGCACTAGTCCTAGTTATCTTCTATTGGCATCATTAGATGCTGCAAGAGCTCAAATCAGTGAAAATCCTGAAACCATTTTTGAAAACGCATTGCAACTGGCTATTGAAGCTAGGACTACATTGAGCAGGACTACAGGTATTTCAGTGCTTGATGTTTCAAGCTTCCCTAAGTTCCCTGCAATTGATCCTTTGCGGCTTACCATAGGATTTCGACAGCTTGGCTTGTCTGGTTTTGAAGCTgaagaaattttgtataggGATCATGATATCATTTGTGAACTTGTTGAGACCCAATCCATCACTTTTGTAATTACCCTTGGAACTTGTAGAGAGCATGTTCAGAAGCTTGTATCAGGCATAAAGCATCTAGCAGCAGCTTCTGCATTGACTTGTGCTGCTAAAATGAAGGTGGACAGTGATAATCTTGCACCGTTTGCAGATATTAAAACTAGCTTGATTCCTAGAGATGCATTTTTTAGTGGTAAAAGGAGAGTGAGTATTGAAAACAGCTTGGGCGAAGTTTGTGGGGAGCTTATAAGTCCATATCCACCTGGGATTCCAGCACTGATTCCTGGGGAGATAATCACAAAGAAAGCTTTAGACTATCTTCTACATGTTAGATGCAAGGGTGCTTTCATCACAGGAGCTTCTGATTCCCAACTTTCATCCATAATTATCTGTAATAAGTAG